A DNA window from Drosophila biarmipes strain raj3 chromosome 2R, RU_DBia_V1.1, whole genome shotgun sequence contains the following coding sequences:
- the LOC108026627 gene encoding esterase B1 — MDLRVGFSEKLKLGAKVIGHKVVQYKLGTSQTKELSTKYGQLKGQQRRTLYDGEAYYSFEGIPFAQPPVGELRFRAPQPLASWLGVRDCTYAREKPMQRNSITNTAEGSEDCLYLNVYAKRLESPKPLPVMVWIYGGGFQIGGASRELYGPDYFMKHDVLLVTINYRVGALGFLSLKDKELRIPGNAGLKDQIQALRWVKENIASFNGDPDNITVFGESAGGASTHILMQTEQARGLFHRAIVQSGSALCAWATQPERKWPQRLGKELGYAGNLESEKELLEFFQQIPASKLALYCNAIVTQEEERDYEILAFAPVIEPYVGDDCVIPKSQQEQLSSAWGNQIPLIIGGTSFEGLFSYRTTLDDPLYMLSAFEAIIPKQVRGAIDKDELAEMVRRLKKSYFDDPDRASMELFECLHILSIKNFWHDIHRTLLARLAYATSSSTYLYRFDMDSPHFNHYRILKCGKKVRGVCHADDISYLFYGVLSSKLDKNTPEYRTIERMVGMWTAFATTGNPNCDIIAPLKWDPLRPGVAEHCLNIADGLEFIPLPESKQFVLWDSFYTRESLY, encoded by the coding sequence GGTTATTGGCCATAAGGTTGTGCAGTACAAGCTGGGCACGAGTCAGACCAAAGAACTGTCCACCAAGTACGGCCAGTTGAAGGGTCAGCAGCGTAGAACCCTCTACGACGGCGAAGCCTACTACTCCTTCGAGGGCATACCCTTTGCCCAGCCACCTGTGGGCGAGCTGCGCTTTCGCGCGCCCCAACCTCTGGCCTCGTGGCTGGGCGTCAGGGACTGCACCTATGCCAGGGAGAAGCCCATGCAGAGGAACTCCATCACCAACACTGCCGAGGGATCCGAGGACTGTCTATACCTCAATGTCTATGCCAAGAGACTGGAGTCGCCCAAACCACTGCCCGTTATGGTCTGGATCTATGGCGGCGGTTTCCAAATTGGTGGAGCCTCGCGAGAGCTCTACGGACCGGATTACTTTATGAAGCACGATGTGCTACTGGTAACCATCAACTACCGCGTGGGTGCCTTGGGTTTCCTGAGCCTCAAGGACAAGGAGCTCAGGATACCGGGAAATGCGGGTCTGAAGGATCAGATCCAGGCCCTGCGTTGGGTCAAGGAGAACATAGCCAGCTTTAATGGTGATCCCGACAACATAACCGTGTTCGGGGAGTCTGCTGGCGGGGCCTCCACCCACATCCTCATGCAAACGGAGCAGGCCAGAGGACTCTTCCACCGGGCCATAGTTCAGTCTGGGTCGGCCTTATGTGCCTGGGCCACGCAACCAGAGCGAAAGTGGCCCCAACGATTGGGGAAGGAGCTCGGCTATGCTGGCAACTTGGAAAGCGAAAAGGAGCTGCTCGAGTTTTTCCAGCAGATACCGGCCAGCAAGTTGGCGCTCTACTGCAATGCGATTGTGacgcaggaggaggagcgcgACTACGAGATACTGGCCTTTGCCCCGGTAATCGAACCATATGTCGGCGACGACTGCGTGATCCCGAAGTCGCAGCAGGAGCAGTTGTCCAGCGCCTGGGGCAACCAGATTCCACTCATCATTGGCGGAACCTCTTTCGAAGGGCTCTTCTCGTACCGCACCACGCTGGACGATCCCCTCTATATGCTGAGTGCCTTCGAGGCAATCATCCCGAAACAGGTTCGCGGCGCCATCGATAAGGACGAGCTGGCCGAGATGGTGAGGCGGCTGAAGAAGTCCTACTTTGACGACCCCGACAGGGCCAGCATGGAGCTCTTCGAGTGCCTGCACATCCTGAGCATCAAGAACTTCTGGCACGACATCCACCGCACCCTGCTCGCCCGACTGGCCTACGCGACCAGCTCGTCCACGTATCTGTACCGCTTCGACATGGATTCCCCGCACTTCAATCACTACAGGATCTTGAAGTGCGGCAAGAAGGTGAGGGGCGTGTGCCATGCAGATGACATCTCCTACTTGTTCTACGGCGTTCTCTCCAGTAAGCTGGACAAAAACACGCCTGAATACCGGACCATCGAGCGGATGGTTGGCATGTGGACAGCGTTTGCCACCACTGGGAATCCCAATTGCGATATCATCGCTCCTCTGAAGTGGGATCCACTGCGACCAGGTGTCGCGGAACACTGCCTTAACATTGCCGATGGCTTGGAGTTCATCCCGTTGCCCGAAAGCAAACAGTTCGTTCTCTGGGATAGCTTCTACACCAGGGAGAGTCTGTACTAA